In Pempheris klunzingeri isolate RE-2024b unplaced genomic scaffold, fPemKlu1.hap1 Scaffold_57, whole genome shotgun sequence, a single genomic region encodes these proteins:
- the LOC139224802 gene encoding NLR family CARD domain-containing protein 3-like isoform X2, translating into MEMEGVVQQRSESPDLSCVSMKSDHSMNQPFSFKESADHRADQDTSEVLTGRPQTDLDSVFMLLEESIIGFVKKELKRLQRVLRKDYPECLGGEEEEEEEAVLGGEDEEQGKSSREEFVKITLNFLRRMNQDELADRLQSKSPAFCQHKLKSYLRGKFECVFEGIANAGNPTLLNQIYTELHITEGGTTEVNDEHEVRQIETASRKPDRPETTIRCDDIFKPPPGREEPIRTVMTKGVAGIGKTVLTQKFTLDWAEDKANQDIQFMFPFTFRELNVLKEKKCSLVELVHRFFPETKDAGICRFEEFQVVFIFDGLDECRLPLDFLNNEVLTDVTESTSVDVLLTNLIRGNLLPSARLWITTRPAAANQIPPECVGMVTEVRGFTDPQKEEYFRKRFRDKKLASRIISHIKKSRTLHIMCHIPVFCWITATVLEDMLKKKEKEEEELPKTLTEMYIHFLVVQTKLKNMKYNDGDQTDSHWSPESRKMIESLGKLAFEQLQKGNLIFYESDLTECGIDIRAASVYSGVFTQIFREERGLYQDKVFCFVHLSVQEFLAALHVHLTFNNSGIDLLTEASTPTTDTSQVKRFYQSAVDKALESPNGHLDLFLRFFVGLTLQANLDLLRGLLGQTGHCSPTNQTTVQIIQRKIRDDPGPERSINLFHCLNELNDHSLVEEIQQSLSSGSLSTDKLSPAQWSALVFMLLSSEEDLDVFDLKKYSASEEALLRLLPVVKASNKALLSICKLSEKSCEALASVLSSPSSSLRELDLGSNNLQDSGVEQLSAGLQSPHCRLETLKLNQTGLTDDCCQTFASILSSESSTLRKLDLSNNNLGDSGFMQLSVGLESPYCKLETLGVSICDLSGRSCAALASVLSSESSSLRELDLSRNDLQDSGVTLLFAGLESPHFKMKTLRLNQTNLTEKACQDVSAALSSPSSTLRELDMSDNDLQDSGVKLLSAGLQSPHCGLETLRLSGCMITEEGCKSLASALSSNPSHLRELDLSYNHPGDSGVTLLSAGLKDPQWRLETLRTDHGGVQRLKPGLRKFSSDEQHV; encoded by the exons ATGGAGATGGAAGG GGTCGTCCAGCAGAGGTCAGAGTCTCCTGATCTCAGCTGTGTGTCCATGAAGAGCGACCACTCGATGAATCAACCCTTTTCTTTCAAAGAGTCTGCTGATCACAG AGCTGATCAGGACACTTCAGAGGTTCTCACTGGTCGCCCTCAAACCGACCTGGACTCCGTATTTATG CTGCTTGAGGAAAGCATCATCGGTTTTgtgaagaaggagctgaagaggcTTCAGAGGGTCCTGAGGAAGGATTACCCAGAATGCTtaggtggggaggaggaggaggaggaggaggcggtgtTGGGCggtgaggatgaagagcagggaaagagcagcagggaggagttTGTGAAGATCACCCTGAACTTCCTGAGGAGGATGAACCAGGACGAGCTGGCTGACCGTCTGCAGAGCA AATCTCCTGCCTTTTGCCAGCACAAACTCAAATCTTATCTACGGGGgaagtttgagtgtgtgtttgaggggaTCGCCAACGCAGGAAACCCAACTCTTCTGAATcagatctacacagagctccacatcacagagggagggaCCACAGAGGTCAACGACGAACACGAAGTCAGACAGATCGAAACAGCATCCAggaaaccagacagaccagaaacaaccatcagatgtgatgacaTCTTCAAACCCCCACCTGGAAGAGAGGAACCAATCAGAACGGTGATGACAAAGGGAGTGGCCGGCATcgggaaaacagtcttaacgcagaagttcacgctggactgggctgaagacaaagccaaccaggacatacagttcatgtttcctttcaccttcagagagctgaatgtgctgaaagagaaaaagtgcagcttggtggaacttgTTCATCGATTCTTTCCTGAAACCAAAGACGCAGGAATCTGCAGGTTTGAAGAGTTCcaggtcgtcttcatcttcgacggtctggacgagtgtcgacttcctctggacttcctcAACAATGAGGtcctgactgatgtgacagagtccacctcagtggatgtgctgctgacaaacctcatcagggggaatctgcttccctctgctcgcctctggataaccacacgacctgcagcagccaatcagatccctcctgagtgtgttggcatggtgacagaggtcagagggttcaccgaccctcagaaggaggagtacttcaggaagagatTCAGAGATAAAAAGCTGGCCAGCagaatcatctcccacatcaagaAGTCAAGAACTCTtcacatcatgtgccacatcccggtcttctgctggatcactgctacAGTTCTGGAGGACAtgttgaaaaagaaagagaaagaggaagaagagttgcccaagaccctgactgagatgtacatccacttcctggtggttcAGACCAAACTGAAGAACATGAAGTACAACGACGGCGATCAGACAGATTCACactggagtccagagagcaggaagatgatcgagtctctgggaaaactggcgtttgagcagctgcagaaagggaacctgatcttctatgaatcagacctgacagagtgcGGCATCGATATCAGAGCAGCCTCAgtgtactcaggagtgttcacacagatcttTAGAGAAGAAAGAGGGCTCTACCAGGACAAGGTGTTCTGCTTCGTCCATCTgagcgttcaggagtttctggcagCTCTTCATGTCCATCTGACCTTCAACAACTCTGGGATTGATCTCCTGACAGAGGCGTCTACACCAACGACAGACACGTCCCAAGTGAAGCGATTCTACCAGAGTGCCGTGGACAAGGCCTTAGAgagtccaaatggacacctggaCTTGTTCCTGCGCTTTTTCGTAGGCCTTACCCTGCAGGCCAATCTGGATCTCCTACGAGGCCTTCTTGGTCAGACAGGACATTGCTCACCTACCAATCAGACAACAGTCCAGATCATTCAGAGGAAAATCAGGGACGATCCCGGCCCAGAAAGAAGCATCAATctgttccactgtctgaatgagctgaatgatcattctctagtggaggagatccaacagtccctgagttcaggaagtctctccacggataaactgtctcctgctcagtggtcagctctggtcttcatgttactgtcatcagaagaagatctggacgtgtttgacctgaagaaatactctgcttcagaggaggctcttctgaggctgctgccagtggtcaaAGCCTCAAACAAAGCTCT GTTGAGTATCTGCAAGCTATCAGAGAAAAGCTGCGAAGCTCTGgcctcagttctcagctcccCGTCCTCCagtctgagagagctggacctcGGTAGCAACAACCTCCAGGACTCAGGAGTGGAGCAGCTTTCTGCTGGACTGCAGAGTCCACACTGTAGGCTGGAAACTCTAAA GTTAAATCAAACCGGCCTCACAGACGACTGCTGCCAGACGTTTGCTTCAATTCTCAGCTCCGAGTCCTCGACTCTGAGAaagctggacctgagtaacaacaaCTTGGGGGATTCAGGGTTCATGCAGCTCTCTGTTGGTCTGGAAAGTCCATATTGTAAATTGGAAACTCTAGG GGTCAGCATCTGCGATCTATCAGGgagaagctgtgcagctctggcCTCAGTTCTCAGCTCAGAGTCGTCTAGCCTGAGAGAGTTGGACCTGAGTAGAAACGACCTCCAGGATTCAGGGGTGACGCTGCTCTTTGCTGGACTGGAGAGTCCACACTTTAAGATGAAGACTCTCAg GTTGAACCAAACCAATCTTACAGAGAAAGCCTGTCAGGACGTATCAGCGGCTCTCAGCTCTCCCTCATCTACTCTGAGAGAGCTCGACATGAGCGACAAcgacctgcaggattcaggagtgaagcttcTGTCTGCTGGGCTGCAGAGTCCACATTGTggactggagactctcag GCTGTCGGGCTGTATGATCACAGAGGAAGGCTGCAAgtctctggcctcagctctgagctcaaacccctcccatctgagagagctggacctgagctacaaccatccaggAGACTCAGGGGTGacgctgctgtctgctggactgaagGACCCCCAGTGGAGACTGGAGACCCTCAG GACGGACCATGGCGGAGTCCAGAGGTTGAAACCAGGTCTgaggaaat tctcctctgatgaacaacatgtctga
- the LOC139224802 gene encoding NLR family CARD domain-containing protein 3-like isoform X1 has product MEMEGVVQQRSESPDLSCVSMKSDHSMNQPFSFKESADHRADQDTSEVLTGRPQTDLDSVFMLLEESIIGFVKKELKRLQRVLRKDYPECLGGEEEEEEEAVLGGEDEEQGKSSREEFVKITLNFLRRMNQDELADRLQSKSPAFCQHKLKSYLRGKFECVFEGIANAGNPTLLNQIYTELHITEGGTTEVNDEHEVRQIETASRKPDRPETTIRCDDIFKPPPGREEPIRTVMTKGVAGIGKTVLTQKFTLDWAEDKANQDIQFMFPFTFRELNVLKEKKCSLVELVHRFFPETKDAGICRFEEFQVVFIFDGLDECRLPLDFLNNEVLTDVTESTSVDVLLTNLIRGNLLPSARLWITTRPAAANQIPPECVGMVTEVRGFTDPQKEEYFRKRFRDKKLASRIISHIKKSRTLHIMCHIPVFCWITATVLEDMLKKKEKEEEELPKTLTEMYIHFLVVQTKLKNMKYNDGDQTDSHWSPESRKMIESLGKLAFEQLQKGNLIFYESDLTECGIDIRAASVYSGVFTQIFREERGLYQDKVFCFVHLSVQEFLAALHVHLTFNNSGIDLLTEASTPTTDTSQVKRFYQSAVDKALESPNGHLDLFLRFFVGLTLQANLDLLRGLLGQTGHCSPTNQTTVQIIQRKIRDDPGPERSINLFHCLNELNDHSLVEEIQQSLSSGSLSTDKLSPAQWSALVFMLLSSEEDLDVFDLKKYSASEEALLRLLPVVKASNKALLSICKLSEKSCEALASVLSSPSSSLRELDLGSNNLQDSGVEQLSAGLQSPHCRLETLKLNQTGLTDDCCQTFASILSSESSTLRKLDLSNNNLGDSGFMQLSVGLESPYCKLETLGVSICDLSGRSCAALASVLSSESSSLRELDLSRNDLQDSGVTLLFAGLESPHFKMKTLRLNQTNLTEKACQDVSAALSSPSSTLRELDMSDNDLQDSGVKLLSAGLQSPHCGLETLRLSGCMITEEGCKSLASALSSNPSHLRELDLSYNHPGDSGVTLLSAGLKDPQWRLETLRTDHGGVQRLKPGLRKYACDLRLDKNTAHTKLHVSEDFRKASVVTTDHKSLDRPKRFDCLLQLLSRTVLTGRCYLEVERKGPVGVGVAYEGIQRKGKGDDCQLGKNDKSWSLYCSDDKYCVYLDGPAGVLSFYRVSSDTLIHLHTFSIMVTEPLYLGFGFMSESFEPSVSLLKVEEEKSLPEDSDTQNADR; this is encoded by the exons ATGGAGATGGAAGG GGTCGTCCAGCAGAGGTCAGAGTCTCCTGATCTCAGCTGTGTGTCCATGAAGAGCGACCACTCGATGAATCAACCCTTTTCTTTCAAAGAGTCTGCTGATCACAG AGCTGATCAGGACACTTCAGAGGTTCTCACTGGTCGCCCTCAAACCGACCTGGACTCCGTATTTATG CTGCTTGAGGAAAGCATCATCGGTTTTgtgaagaaggagctgaagaggcTTCAGAGGGTCCTGAGGAAGGATTACCCAGAATGCTtaggtggggaggaggaggaggaggaggaggcggtgtTGGGCggtgaggatgaagagcagggaaagagcagcagggaggagttTGTGAAGATCACCCTGAACTTCCTGAGGAGGATGAACCAGGACGAGCTGGCTGACCGTCTGCAGAGCA AATCTCCTGCCTTTTGCCAGCACAAACTCAAATCTTATCTACGGGGgaagtttgagtgtgtgtttgaggggaTCGCCAACGCAGGAAACCCAACTCTTCTGAATcagatctacacagagctccacatcacagagggagggaCCACAGAGGTCAACGACGAACACGAAGTCAGACAGATCGAAACAGCATCCAggaaaccagacagaccagaaacaaccatcagatgtgatgacaTCTTCAAACCCCCACCTGGAAGAGAGGAACCAATCAGAACGGTGATGACAAAGGGAGTGGCCGGCATcgggaaaacagtcttaacgcagaagttcacgctggactgggctgaagacaaagccaaccaggacatacagttcatgtttcctttcaccttcagagagctgaatgtgctgaaagagaaaaagtgcagcttggtggaacttgTTCATCGATTCTTTCCTGAAACCAAAGACGCAGGAATCTGCAGGTTTGAAGAGTTCcaggtcgtcttcatcttcgacggtctggacgagtgtcgacttcctctggacttcctcAACAATGAGGtcctgactgatgtgacagagtccacctcagtggatgtgctgctgacaaacctcatcagggggaatctgcttccctctgctcgcctctggataaccacacgacctgcagcagccaatcagatccctcctgagtgtgttggcatggtgacagaggtcagagggttcaccgaccctcagaaggaggagtacttcaggaagagatTCAGAGATAAAAAGCTGGCCAGCagaatcatctcccacatcaagaAGTCAAGAACTCTtcacatcatgtgccacatcccggtcttctgctggatcactgctacAGTTCTGGAGGACAtgttgaaaaagaaagagaaagaggaagaagagttgcccaagaccctgactgagatgtacatccacttcctggtggttcAGACCAAACTGAAGAACATGAAGTACAACGACGGCGATCAGACAGATTCACactggagtccagagagcaggaagatgatcgagtctctgggaaaactggcgtttgagcagctgcagaaagggaacctgatcttctatgaatcagacctgacagagtgcGGCATCGATATCAGAGCAGCCTCAgtgtactcaggagtgttcacacagatcttTAGAGAAGAAAGAGGGCTCTACCAGGACAAGGTGTTCTGCTTCGTCCATCTgagcgttcaggagtttctggcagCTCTTCATGTCCATCTGACCTTCAACAACTCTGGGATTGATCTCCTGACAGAGGCGTCTACACCAACGACAGACACGTCCCAAGTGAAGCGATTCTACCAGAGTGCCGTGGACAAGGCCTTAGAgagtccaaatggacacctggaCTTGTTCCTGCGCTTTTTCGTAGGCCTTACCCTGCAGGCCAATCTGGATCTCCTACGAGGCCTTCTTGGTCAGACAGGACATTGCTCACCTACCAATCAGACAACAGTCCAGATCATTCAGAGGAAAATCAGGGACGATCCCGGCCCAGAAAGAAGCATCAATctgttccactgtctgaatgagctgaatgatcattctctagtggaggagatccaacagtccctgagttcaggaagtctctccacggataaactgtctcctgctcagtggtcagctctggtcttcatgttactgtcatcagaagaagatctggacgtgtttgacctgaagaaatactctgcttcagaggaggctcttctgaggctgctgccagtggtcaaAGCCTCAAACAAAGCTCT GTTGAGTATCTGCAAGCTATCAGAGAAAAGCTGCGAAGCTCTGgcctcagttctcagctcccCGTCCTCCagtctgagagagctggacctcGGTAGCAACAACCTCCAGGACTCAGGAGTGGAGCAGCTTTCTGCTGGACTGCAGAGTCCACACTGTAGGCTGGAAACTCTAAA GTTAAATCAAACCGGCCTCACAGACGACTGCTGCCAGACGTTTGCTTCAATTCTCAGCTCCGAGTCCTCGACTCTGAGAaagctggacctgagtaacaacaaCTTGGGGGATTCAGGGTTCATGCAGCTCTCTGTTGGTCTGGAAAGTCCATATTGTAAATTGGAAACTCTAGG GGTCAGCATCTGCGATCTATCAGGgagaagctgtgcagctctggcCTCAGTTCTCAGCTCAGAGTCGTCTAGCCTGAGAGAGTTGGACCTGAGTAGAAACGACCTCCAGGATTCAGGGGTGACGCTGCTCTTTGCTGGACTGGAGAGTCCACACTTTAAGATGAAGACTCTCAg GTTGAACCAAACCAATCTTACAGAGAAAGCCTGTCAGGACGTATCAGCGGCTCTCAGCTCTCCCTCATCTACTCTGAGAGAGCTCGACATGAGCGACAAcgacctgcaggattcaggagtgaagcttcTGTCTGCTGGGCTGCAGAGTCCACATTGTggactggagactctcag GCTGTCGGGCTGTATGATCACAGAGGAAGGCTGCAAgtctctggcctcagctctgagctcaaacccctcccatctgagagagctggacctgagctacaaccatccaggAGACTCAGGGGTGacgctgctgtctgctggactgaagGACCCCCAGTGGAGACTGGAGACCCTCAG GACGGACCATGGCGGAGTCCAGAGGTTGAAACCAGGTCTgaggaaat ACGCCTGTGATTTGAGGctggacaaaaacacagcacacacaaagctTCACGTGTCCGAAGACTTCAGAAAAGCATCAGTCGTGACGACGGACCACAAGAGTTTGGATCGTCCAAAGAGATTTGACTGCTTGCTTCAGCTGCTGAGTAGAACTGTTCTGACTGGTCGCTGTTACttggaggtggagaggaaaggGCCGGTGGGCGTAGGAGTGGCGTACGAAGGAATTCAAAGGAAAGGGAAGGGAGACGACTGCCAGCTCGGAAAGAACGATAAGTCCTGGAGTCTGTACTGCTCTGATGATAAATACTGTGTGTACCTGGACGGTCCTGCTGGcgttctgtccttctacagggtctcctctgacacactgatccaccttcacaccttcagcATCATGGTCACTGAACCTCTGTACCTCGGGTTTGGATTCATGTCTGAATCTTTTGAGCCCTCAGTCTCACTGTTAAAGGTGGAAGAAGAAAAGTCTCTTCCTGAGGACTCAGACACTCAAAATGCTGACCGCTAA
- the LOC139224795 gene encoding hepatitis A virus cellular receptor 1 homolog — MKMFLLLVLLSVSECVGRAVVGRSGENITLACGYDIRYHGPRPVCWARGHIPLSGCGNTLVSTDGHKVSGGSSRFLLLGRLEDGDVSLTILNVTEADAGRYGCRVDVAGWFNDDKHHFDLSIEGGQVTSTDCDRTSSSDGVLAEQQERSSSATMALVWVLFVSVALITAGAGVIFLTKWRRLNKTREQQVDFRSTSFTLQLQSQNYAVENIYQIDEGGDGGEYEHCP, encoded by the exons ATGAAGATGTTTCtgctcctcgtcctcctctcaG TCAGTGAATGTGTCGGCAGGGCCGTCGTGGGTCGCTCAGGTGAGAACATCACTCTGGCCTGTGGGTATGACATCAGGTACCACGGGCCGCGGCCGGTCTGCTGGGCTCGAGGACACATTCCTCTGTCGGGCTGCGGCAACACGCTGGTCTCCACTGACGGACACAAGGTGAGCGGAGGGAGCAGCAGGTTCCTGCTGCTGGGACGGCTGGAGGACGGAGACGTTTCCCTCACCATACTGAACGTCACGGAGGCGGACGCTGGACGCTACGGCTGCAGGGTGGACGTAGCTGGATGGTTCAATGATGACAAACATCACTTTGATTTGAGCATTGAAGGAG GTCAGGTGACCTCCACAGACTGCGACCGCACTTCCTCCTCCGACGGCGTGTTGGCCGAG cagcaggagcgTAGCAGCAGTGCGACCATGGCTCTGGTGTGGGTTCTGTTTGTGTCCGTCGCTTTAATCACGGCCGGCGCCGGCGTCATCTTCT TGACAAAATGGAGGCGACTCAACAAGAC CCGAGAGCAGCAGGTCGACTTCAGGTCCACTTCGttcactctgcagctccaaAGTCAAAATTACGCCGTGGAAAACATCTACCAGATCGATGAAGGCGGCGATGGAGGCGAGTACGAGCACTGCCCCTGA
- the LOC139224794 gene encoding cornifelin homolog B-like: MSWPVSRQPPALDVSSEDADWASGICDCCDDTRDCCFACWCCPCFACRTTRDLGQCLCLPLLDVCGCVRPITMSMRVSVRHRYGIRGTLCTDCLAATFCPSCVWCQMSREMKTRKLPTMLGDIIHR; encoded by the exons ATGAGCTGGCCGGTGTCCAGGCAGCCTCCGGCTCTGGATGTTTCCTCTGAGGACGCTGACTGGGCGTCTGGGATCTGTGACTGCTGTGACGACACGAGAGACT gctgttttGCCTGCTGGTGTTGTCCGTGCTTCGCCTGTCGGACCACCAGGGACCTGGGTCAGTGTCTCTGCCTCCCCCTGCTGGACGTCTGCGGCTGCGTCCGTCCCATCACCATGTCCATGAGGGTCTCTGTGCGCCATCGCTACGGCATCAGA GGCACTCTGTGCACCGACTGTTTGGCCGCCACCTTCTGTCCGTCCTGCGTCTGGTGTCAGATGTCCCGAGAGATGAAGACGAGGAAACTCCCCACCATGCTGGGTGACATCATCCACcgctga
- the nhp2 gene encoding H/ACA ribonucleoprotein complex subunit 2-like protein — MAKTKKEKSSADGEEAERSYQELVANVNPIAQPLASKKLSKKLYKCVKKAAKVKNIRRGVKEVQKFINKGEKGIVVLAGDTLPIDVYCHLPIMCEDRNMPYAYIPSKVDLGSSAGSKRPTCVILIKPHQDYQDAYDECMEEVSGLPKPL; from the exons ATGGCGAAGACGAAGAAGGAGAAGAGCTCCGCGGACGGAGAGGAGGCCGAGCGCTCCTACCAGGAGCTGGTGGCCAACGTGAACCCCATCGCTCAGCCGCTGGCCTCCAAGAAACTCAGCAAGAAGCTCTACAAATGCGTGAAGAAGG CTGCCAAAGTGAAGAACATCCGCAGAGGAGTCAAAGAAGTCCAGAAGTTTATCAACAAGGGGGAGAAAGG GATTGTGGTGTTGGCCGGCGACACGCTGCCCATCGACGTCTACTGTCACCTGCCGATCATGTGTGAGGACAGAAACATGCCGTACGCCTACATCCCCTCCAAAGTG GATCTCGGTTCTTCTGCGGGCTCCAAGAGGCCGACCTGCGTGATCCTGATCAAACCCCACCAGGACTACCAGGACGCCTACGACGAGTGCATGGAGGAGGTGTCGGGTCTGCCCAAACCGCTCTGA